The nucleotide sequence AGGTCAGAAGGGATTAAAAGGAAATCAAGGTCCATTTGGATTCAGAGGGCCAAACGGGGTTTCTGGGAAAAAAGGTAAGACAGAAAACCAGTAGCTTGTTCTCAAAAATGCTGTGTTTTAAGTGACTTGTTTACAACAGAAGGTCTTAAGGTGAAGTGAACTTTTTGGGTTGTGTTAGGTCATGGGTGCCATTAACAAGCTCTGGTGATAAGGTGTTATATAAAACTATCTGGGCGCAGCATCACTGGATGCTCTTTTAATACTGAGAGTACAGTACTAACATATCAGGCTGACAAAAAAAccaaagcaaataaaacaacatgagctaaaaaagaaagatgaaggaTGAGAAAATATTTCTGACTTCCACCTTTTTTGATCTCTTGATTTATATTGCCATTAGGTGACTAGTACTCACCTCATAACAATCAGTGCCTTTAAAACTCATGTTGTGATGCTACTCACGCAGACACATACAGCTTAATATGGTCTCTTGCTCTCTTGTGCATTATTCATACTTGTTATATTTTTCTTCTCAGGAGTGAAAGGAGAGCAAGGGTTGATGGGAGTTCCTGGTCAGTTAGGTTTGAAGGGTGAATTAGGGCCACCTGGTCCAAAAGGAAACACCGGTCCCCCAGGTAGATTCTGGATTTGTACTTCACATATAAAATATGCTTAGTGTTATTCTTCTCATGGTTACATGATACTTTTGCACTACAGGAGTTCCAGGAGCTCAAGGCAACAAGGGTCGTCTCCCAATACCCATCAGAGTCCCTGGAGAGAGGGGCATTCAAGGGCCACAGGGTATCCATGGACCAAAGGGGGTCAGTGGAAGTCCAGGGGCACAGGGTCCCCCTGGGGATAACGGTCAGTTATTCAGATAAAacacttgtttatttatctatttatttgttgagtttatttaatgaggacagtgcacattaatcaacatttcagctgtATGCCTtgatgtaaatataaatatatatatatgcatttGTAAGATAAGACGTTTAGCTAACAATGTGCATAAGGAAATAGCTTGCCCTAAATATTTATCAATGCATGGGTTTGTGTCTGCCTCGATCTAAATACGTTGGAATCAGCACAATAGCTACATTTCATACGTAATAATACTTACATACACTTTACCGGACCCTTTTGTTACGATACAAAAAACAGCTCCACATACAGTTAACTCATTAAAAGGAAAGGTGAGCCCAAAGCCCCTTGGAACGGACATCAAAAGAGAAGACAAATATTATTCATGACCGAGTACTTTATCGGATTGCTTTCAAAGGATGTTTAAGATGAAGTAGTTCTCACACTCCCTGATAAGAGCTGGTAGTTTGATCCATGAATGTGTGCCTCTAACAGACGGTACATCACAGTCTCCTCTAGTTTGAGCTCTTGTATTTATCATATCATGTTTTTTGAGCTATCATTAAGTGAAAAGTCTGGCTCACAACATATCTTCATCCTCTTGTTGTAAAGGTTTCATCGGACCCAGCGGTCAGAAAGGCATGCCTGGGATCGGCGGTACGCCAGGAACGCCTGGCTTTCGTGGAAATCACGGACAAATGGGCCACCCCGGTCTGCAAGGCATGGAAGGTGCGTCTGACACAGTGAGCCAGTTGAGGATTAACCTAATAATCCTGGATTACAGGATTTAAAGTTGGTGGAGATTCCAGAGGGAGCCAGTTGCATAGAGGGGTTTGAAATGAATGAAGTAATAAAGAACTAAAAAACTGATCCAGTGATGAAAAACCCCTCATGGTCTGTTTGTATTATTATGTAATGATCCTAGCAGATCTGAGGGGAGGGTTTGTGAGAATTATGAAAGTATGatatcacatttattttaatatattacgATGCATTTTTCATCTGACACAGTTCTAAATCCCTTTCTCTATAGGTCGCCGTGGCACCAGTGGTGTTCCTGGGTTACCTGGTATGCCAGGCCGCAGCGTCAGCGTGGGATACTTGCTGGTGAAACACAGTCAAACAGAGCAGACGCCAATGTGTCCTGTAGGCATGTCCAAACTGTGGGACGGTTACAGTCTGCTGTACCTGGAGGGACAAGAGAGGGCTCATAATCAGGACCTGGGTACGTCAGGGTGAACTGTGtggctgtttttgtctttttgctctGAGTGACAACCATCTCAACTTTAACAGAGAGTTTGCTGTTACATTATAACCAGATATAATTAATTATCTGTGCAGTTTCCTGTCAAATGCCTGTGAGAGTTTGTTTCAGGGCAGTTCAGTCAGAATGCATCACTGTTCAGGAAAACATGCCCACATTACATTTCTCTGACATTGTGATCCAGTGGAGCAGAAGACATTCCAAAAAGATTCGGCTCATCAGTCAGAGTTAGGTCTATTCAGCCCAGCAGTAACTTGTACAGTTTACATTTCAAGTAGACATACAATGCCATGGTGGggatgaaattattattattatttttatttataatgcgtgttttctttaaagttgaAGTCAATGGGGTATTCCAACTAAGATTCATTTGACTCAAATTTTCAGTACAAATTTATTTGAATGAAGTTACCCTGAGAAAATGTTTCTTCATTGAATGTTAGGATTCCAAAAGCCCAAAAGTTCTGAAGGCAGAATCTCATCCACACTCGAacaccagactccagctgataaaACTTTTACAATCTGTCTTGCCACTATCATCaagtcaattcaattcaatttgctttattggcatgaacaaagacatgttgttgccaaagcacatacaattcatacacatacattacatatatattctttacatattatatacagtacataacacatatatatatatataatgataattcacagtgatgacatATACCGATTAATAGAAtcccccaccacccccacccaTGGTAACATTAAGAGGGAATACAACTTAATATCAAAACGTTacaatagaatgaaataaaaacaatgaataaaataataataaaataaataatatgaaatacaataagtaaattgaaataaatacaaaaaataataaagtgaaaTGGTGTGGGTTTAAACAGTACACCATCATCTAGGGCATACACAAGCACTGAAATACACTAAAGAGAGGAGTAGCAGCATGAGCCAAAGGGGCATCTCAAGGGTCCTTCAGTTTGATTCATATGCCTCTTATTACTTACATCGACATGAAAGGCTACTCATCCACAAAATTATCAGAgcttaaaacatcaacatgacTTAGAGAGGGCTGCcatatcaataaaaacatattagCTGATCCTCTGACAGTATACCTTATCTTCTCcagctttacaaaatgtaacacGTCTCTAATCCACTGTTTAAATGTTGGAGGGTTACAGTCTTTCGATCTAATCAAAATTAGTCTTCTGGCTACAAGTgtggcaaaagaaagaaaactctgtGTCCTTGTTCAAAATTAGGTGTTGTGTTGCCACACCAAATAGCGCTAAAAAAGCAGACAATTCTAAATTCTACTACCTGTAGTTTTGGAAAGTACATCAAATATTAACAGCCCAAAATTGGATAACCCAGGATATTCCCAAAACATGTGAATTAAAGTGGTTTCAGATTGTTTACAGCGATCACATATAGGGTTTATATTGGGCGCAAAATGAGACAGTTTTTTTACCAATTTTTAAGTATAAACTGATTGCTTGTCCCGTTTAGGTCTCGCTGGCTCCTGCCTCCCTCGCTTCAACACCATGCCCTTCCTGTACTGCAACCCTGGAGACATTTGTTACTACGCCAGCAGAAACGATAAGTCCTACTGGTTGTCAACGACGGCTCCTATTCCCATGATGCCTGTAGAGGAGGCAGAGATCAAACCTTACATCAGCCGCTGCTCAGTGTGTGAGGCTCCATCAGTCGCCATCGCTGTCCACAGCCAGGACATCACTATCCCACAGTGTCCTGTGGGCTGGCGTAGTCTGTGGATCGGCTACTCCTTTCTCATGGTAGGTTCTGGACTTGATGACAAATATGTCTAAATGAGAAGATCTGGAGTCTTAGCTCAAAGGTTCAGTGTGATGATGCAGTTGATGCAATTGGCAAAGAAAAGGTTAAGATTTTCAGAGGCTGTCTCACATATTGTACTGTCAGAGCTAATGATTAACATTACAGTCAGTATTCTTGTTGTTGGCCCTACTTCTCAGCTCGTGTAAAATATTCACATTCTGGAGGTGGGAGATTTACAAAAGAATTCCTGCCTTACAAAGTGAGACTTTAGAAACTCAGAGGTGTGGGTGTTTACCAGACAGGGAGGGTATCACAAGCTGCAGTGTGGGAAGAGTTTCAGAAGCTTGACTCACATTAGTGACtaatagtctggatagctcaagtttttttgtttttttttacccttaaagctgctgttggtaggaatggtgtagaAAAACGTTAttctttttctgctgggtttggagaaagggtcataatgcccatcagtactcatcggtaagtggagtaatttgagactatggcgaaatctctacgttttccaatgcctttgtatcaagcaatgttattattcccctcgttcccgttatgacctACCATGACCAaccatagctaatctccaatcctctgtcctgattggttaaggggcggcccctactaagTCCTCAGATTGGTATTGAGTCCGGCACTAGGCTTTTTTCGACCGGAgaaactttaccccggaactagagactttacccctgaactacccCTATGGGAGGGGAGAGAGCAGGCACCAACAACCAGcaatcttctcagctgttctcacgATGCGCTGGAGGGTCATTCGGCAGGACGCAGTGCAGGCCCCGTACCACACAGTGATGTTGCTGGTGAGAATGCTCTTGAGGGTGCCTCTGTAGAAGGTGCACATAATGGGGGCAGGGGATCCATTGGACTTTCTTCTACAGCAGTAAATTGTGTATATGTTAGGATGTGACTACAAAGACTTAGCAAATACTGTAGTTCCAGTGCCAAGTTTTATTCATGAGTGGTTATTTGTTTTAAGACCAAACACCTGAGTGCACATTTGACACGTTCCTCACCTCTCACCTTCCTCTCcacagcacacagcagcaggaagcgaAGGCGGAGGTCAGTCTTTGTCGTCGCCAGGTTCCTGCCTGGAGGACTTCCGCACAACACCATTCATTGAGTGTAACGGGGCCAAAGGAACATGCCACTATTTCGCCAACAAGCACAGCTTCTGGTTAACCTCCGTCGATCAGTCGTTCCACACTCAGCCGGCGTCAGAAACGCTAAAGGCAGGCCAGCTTCTGTCACGCATCAGCCGCTGCCAGGTCTGCATGAagaacctttaaaaagaaaaaaactaacgTGGACATGAAGACATCTTTCCCATGGACAGTGGTTTGGTGTCATCTCTCTAACCGTGTCTTGACGTTATGTAAATGAGAAACTCTTCTAAAGCCACAGAGCTCAGAAATGAAAAGACTGTGTGATGGAAGGAGTCGACATGTCCTAGAGGAGAGGAAGCCTCACAAGTATTTTGAGATAAATGTGGATTGGTGCTTACTGTTTAACTTATTACCTCAGCTACTATGATACACATTTGATTATCCATCTGAGACCATAAAATACAGCTGAACCAAAGACGCCTTATATATGCACTGCTTCAGTTTatctacatgtttttattgtttaggGTATCCTGCCCACCATAAAGCCACTAACACTGCTTCATTAGAAGTTTTGAATCATTTTGGTTGACAGCATTatcttgcttttatttcatgACTCTTAACATAACCTATTTTTATAATAGACAGATCTGTTTTATGCTCTTATCTGCTTTTAAACATCTGAAACTCTTTGTTTCATtcaccacacagtcacacaatgCACTGATTCTCGTTGTATTTATATCAGCTGAATAAACTTGAGCCCCCCCTCCTGAGGAGTTTAAAGTGTCACATCTAATACCTCTCATGACGCACTCACTCGCCTTTACAAATGTACCAATTATTGAACTGCCAGCGGGACACAGTGTAAGCAGCTTGGATCAAAGGTCTCACTGTATCAAATCCCTGCTGTGGTAACTGATCCCGGGTCAGATTACAGTGTTTTTCACACAATTCAGAAAGTAGGTCAAATGTTCCGCTTCAACTAAATTCACTTATTTGGAAATGAACAGCATGATTAGTCACAGAAAACCCACTGACAACATTTGTTTAGCTTGTAATATAATTACAGTATTTTTTATGACATGATTATTTCATTCAATTGTACAGATTAAACGTTGTTTGTCAACTTCGGACTGTTTGTATGCTTAATTTCACTCTCCCTAGTTTATATTAATGTGAcagaacacacacgcacaataTTAATCTTTATTATGACAGCATACAGGTGCATCTCAATCATTTCAAATATAAtgaaaagttcaatattttctatcatttttttttagtttagatGTATTACATGTAAAGATTACAGTTGttctcaattgtttacacacattttctgaaagcatgcctcatactctcagaattatacacacaaatcaaaaaacacacacaatgtgcaAAACCCCTCAATTCTcctacaaaatgaaactttactttctaaacaatgttatttcttctcaaaatggtattttgttttcaaatgacacacaaaccaccatatgaatagacgtttataagaaccagttgaacactgatgtgctcaatgtaaaacactatcatgaatggaaaacacttctttAATCATcataatgaaaaatattttagaatattgtttttatactcaaaacacaaatacacggtAACATATACATTTTATCCCCCCCCCAAAATACACAGTGTACAtcccaaccaacacaaagttgcacatacagtggtctacatacaaaacaactgaagaatttactgtatacagttacagtaaattaaaatatagAAACAACTATGttgcatcctctcttctgtttcagtctggCCACCTCAACCACAtcacaagcaatgttttccctggTCAAGCAGTGGGGGAAATATAGCTCTGATagctaattgtaaaactgtgtggCAGGTGTTTGCCTGTGTGATAAGTCAGTGTGTATAGTAGGGCAattaactttagattttgaatgacagtgtgttccttgtgaaaacaagagattttcttcatTAGAATTGTGCCAactgcagagaattgtgtgtagtgttttgaaaaaagtgtgttttagatctgcaatttgagtgtaaagcaggaattaTGCTTGTAGTTTTTcagaattggttcagggggttggtgtatgggttacatgttgtggtcattgtATTTCAAGTACcaatatttgtgtgtaaacaattgagaaaaactgtaaagaaaacaaatatttgcATCTCAAAATAtaagaatattttatttttatatatatttttttagatcACTATTCAAACAGAATAGATACCATGTATCTTAGTCTAGTTAAAACATGCACCTACAATCATAGGGAAGATGGCCGTTTGCAGAGTGATGTATGGAAgcatattacagtttttctcggtctctttggtacatttctcagatcagaattgaaattctcaaaactacttgttcaatcttcacatcattgcgtcacttgtgcacatcaaaaaagcagtttctcatttctttgaacaagttgcaaatgctttggtacatccatgcaaatgattatgtttaattctctgttgtttcctacattatcaagtgcttctgtcatgttgatcaaaatgttttataatgggtctctgttgaatagtctcaacctccacaacatttaggcattattTTATcccataagtcttcacatgcagaatggttgaacatgttgtcagaatatgtcagtcatatttctgtacatttccatcagactgtttttctaaatctgtcctgaattggtaaattgctcccaggtgaatcttgactttctctaacgaagggaaatgtgtgaagcattagatcaaccaatgatcaaccagtttaCTGACAGCTCAAAagtgcatctcatgaaccattAACTGGCAAGTATATATATAGCcggagcacaacacaatgttacaatgtctgacAATGTAAGGACAAGGAATTGAACTGGGTTAACaaccagagagaagaagaagaagaagaagaggagtgaggctgcGTGGTGGAGTTGGGAGGctaaacagaggaagaggcagaggacataTGCGCATTCCTGATGAGATAAGAGCCACAATACACTAAGGTGtgacttacaatttacaataactgtcatcaaaactttagccatagtttacatcagaatgtccctccagagtacactgttatattgacaacatgacttagcaatttgactgtcttatctgtacacaatgacacaaggacttgtcattctgatggcactgacatgttcattgacacagatgtttacttttgagagatgaactaaggattttgagcaagatactggcttttgcaggtaatccatggtgttttgctatttgtacgaattgttttgagaaatgcatttactgttttgcaaatgtcgaggatgattagagaaatgtaccaaagcgactgagaaaaactgtaatagaAACTCGACTGGAAAAGAAGGTGCACAAAGTAACAGGGATGACTGCAGCCTTGCAAGGATTGTCAAGAAAAGGTCAATTCAAGAACCTAGAAGATCTTCACAAGGAGTGGGCTGAAGCTGGTGTCAGTGTATTAAGAGTCATCACACAGACATCTTCAGGAGAGAGGCTTCAACTGTCCCGATATCAAGCTgctcctgaaccagagacaacATCCAAGCATCTCACACTGGGGTAAGGAGAACAAGGATAGACTTttgctcagtggtccaaagtcctcttttcagattaaagtaaattttacatttcatttggaaagagtctggaggaagagtggagaggTCCAGTGTGAAGTTTTTGCAGTTTGTGAAGTTTTTTGGACGCCATGTCATCTCCTACTGTTTAtccactgtgttttatcaaCTCAAAAGTCAACACAGCCGCCTACCAGGAGTTTTAAGGGCACATCATGTCTCCATCTGCTCACAAGCTTTATGGAGATGTCAGATTCCTCCTCCAGTAAGAtttagcacctgcccacagcgccaaaaaTTTCTATCAAATGCTTCCCTGGCGATATTACATCGTTTCATTAGCAAGCCAActcacctgacctgaaccccacAGAGAATGTGTGGGAAATTtatcaagaggaagatgaggaatgCCCAAGCAAAACATACAGATGAGCTGAGGGCTGCTTATAAAAGTAACCTGAGCACCAATAACACCGACACAGGCTGATTACCTCCATGCCACACTGTAGTGATGCAGTAATTCAAGGTAAAGGAGCCCAAACCAAGAATAAAAGGTAGAAATGAACCTACTTTTCAGAAGTTGGACATATTGGTATaacaaagtttttattttgagtGATCTTAGAAAGGGTTCTGATAACTTGATactttatttctgatttttaaaagccaaaatcatcaaaattaaaacaaaggtCATAATTATAAGAAGACCTAAAAGTTTACCTCatataaccctcctgttatgtttgtttcttagggacaacaataatgttcctgggtcaacttgacccgaggcatatttaatgaacccaaaaaaatcccaataaactttttttaatttcatttttaactccatcaccaaacatttaaatcaaaatttagtgcatttgtgttctttattgtcacagatcatggttcaatgaggataactcgctcgttttttttatgaaagttCATGTAAAAACTTGCTTTATTTACATTACAAattgattggggtgaaatatgtcacaccgttgcaaagaaacaagtagacccacaaacagtatctatgtaatataatcatgcaggagggttttgcaaatgtgtgaaattaaccatttccattttctctgttaagccaagcagaagaagtttcacagCGGAAAAtactttcaacattttttttttttaaactttaaaatgagtcaatttgacctgcaacataacaggagggttaattaaattacaaaaaaatactttcacaAATTTCTTATTTATTGAGATGCACATGTACTTAAAAATTAATCAGGgtgatttattatttacattcaTTGCAAAGTTCCatatattttaatgaaatataaacaaCTCTTTTcagcatgagaaaaaaaaaagtgtgttctATGAAACCTTaaagaacaaacagaacaaaatcagTCCAATCAGCCGACCCGCTAACTAGTAGCACTGTTAAAATGTGTGGTTCTAGTTCTTAAACATGAGCACATAGCAGTGTTTGACATTTTAAGTGTGTTCATTTTATCCCCTGGTAACACCTCAGGGGTGGCAAGTGCAGCTTCAGTCATCTAGGTGAAATGTTTCTACCCACTGCAAACACATTTATTATTACCCTTCCTTACCTACAAACACTTCAAATGTCACTGGACACTATGAGTATAGAGCTAGCTGCGTATTCTGGCTGCCTTCACAGAATcaagaatgtgtgtttgtgttaagaGTGAGCACTCTGAGGTAACTGATGCTGTGGGGTCTCAGTCAGAGCACATAAGTAGTACCGTCACAGTATGTATTTGGTGTTGATTGTTCTTCATAAAAAAACGAGTCTCTGCttgtttcctctgcaggatACTAGCAGCAGGAAGATCTAGCCCGCTTGTTATTGCCCCCCCTGAAATCCTCCAGGTCCACTGTGGGAGACTCCTGGTTCTCATTCCTCTTCCTCAGGATTGAAGGCAGCACCAGGTCGAACAGTGTCTCAAACAGAGTGTCCACGTTGTAGCCCGTCTTGGCACTCGTCTCGAAGCACATCTTCTCTGCAGGCAGGCTGCTGGTTTCCTCCAGGCCTTTGTAGCGGAGTACCCTCCCATAAAGAGCTGCTGCATCCTCAGTTGTGACCTGTTTTTGGATCATCACCCCAGAGAGGGACGCAGGGGAGGCAGGAGGCGTGGGACAAGCAGACAAGACATGTGGTTCTgttctcttcccctcactctcaGTTCTGTCCTCAGACTCCACATCTGAGTCCAGGGACAGCTGGGCTTTCTGGTCTGTGAGATCCACCTTGTTGCCCACTATGGCGTATATACAGTCGTGGTTAGCGGTGTCTGTCAGCGACAGGAAGCGCTCCTCCAGCTCAGCCAGGCTCTGCCAGTTGGTTACATCATAAGTGAGGATGATGGCGGCTGCACCTCGGCAGTACATCGAGCCCAATCCGTGGAACTGTTCACGAcctgaggagacacacacacacacaccatgtcaacacaaaccacattaacacacacagttttaacagacacacaaatcgtcggaagaaaaaaaggacagagtGTAGAGAGAAGTTGTGCAAGACAGTCAGCAgtttgaaaacagaaacaacgaTTGTTGTTGAAGTATGTAGGAGTCTTGAAAGAGAGCATTGTGTCTGATTATTTGGCCTCTTGGGGCGTCACATTGATCAGACTCAGTTGCTAGTTTATGAGGTTAATTTAACTGCTTGTTTTCCTAATTAACCACATAAATCCTCCTGAACGTTTCAGGTTCtgtcaaatcagatttagagaGCTGCTGTCATAAGATGGGGACTCttttgggagttttttttttaatgttgtccATCACAACATGGCTCTATGTGACCCAAATCTACTCCACTGAGGCACACAGGTGTATCAACACCACtctagaggtaaaaaaaaaacaagaagaaaatttCCAGAGAGGTATTTATTACAAAAGAAGTATCATTTGACCTCTTCTCTGACAAAATGGCTAATGGCAAaaacagtgttgccaactcctcagtgaggaaagtagctattggctgtcctgaaagtcgctagaagtcgctaaatgacgtaattacttaatttgcataatttaaattataatggacgctgcaggagagacgagtaacgttgagggagagacaaaaagaggttataaaaacaccctaaatatgtttagaactacacttaggagcctacaacaaatcaaagtaaaacgtgacatttttcaaccataacattttctacatttctatgtatacaatctacattaaaaaTCTAAACGTAGGGCTGTACGATCAGAGGCCTTAAAACTATATTGTGTTTGAATTCAATGTTAGCGAAACTACATCATgcacttttaaagaaaagtttacagttttttttttttgttttttttaggtacagtgtgtggacaTAGGACTATTTAGCAATATCTTGACAGTCAGATTTTAGACTGAAACACTTCCTTGCACACCCCTCCCGTGAAACAACAGTggcctttaatgaaaataagttcCTGTGATGCAGTATGatactccatttgtcaagtttttactatCAAAAAAGGATATCAGTACAATGAATATTGTTTTCCCAttcctaccaagtctgttctgtcactactgcacactgtacctttaaggggaaattcagtttgccTTGAAAATTGTATTgatcaaatgaaatcaaaacttGTTGTTATTGAGTAAATTGAGTTTTTTGTAATTGGGATTTTATTCctaggccatatcgcccagccatCTAAacggaccaaaaagagacagtaggcgggatcagccagcggtgtcttcgtctttctggctgcagaaacactggaaaccacatagacatgaatgggaaaaaggacgatcattgcagcattaataaacatgtttacagcctggttcaaaaaacgtcttggctcttcatagctaatttctctatcggcacacactgtatgggggatgattttttttctaaagcgatggttcagaagatattaagattaagagttttttccaaaataaggacatgactgactggactcccggtcgggaacacatagctgttggctaagaggctcaaactccgcctctttatgtcacactctgcctggttgagttccacatttccaatatggctgccgccgtcgattggcttcaaaacatcgctcatgaacagatgggtgacgtcacggatactacgtccatatttatacagtctatggtcaggaaacgtggggagcagagagtaggggaagacatgtagcaaaTGGTCGCGACCTGGAGTCGACCCGGCTACCCTTGCGACGAGAACTCCTCCGTATATCgggcgcgcttagaccgctaggacaGGGGTGTCCCatcataactttttttttttttttaagttgtattttctgcctttttgcctttattggatagaacAGGTGAAGATAAACAGGAACTGTGGGGAGTAGCGgggggggggaagacatgcaggaaatagttgaccggccgggaaacaaaccggcgacccctgtgacgaggactgttgcctctgtatgtggggcgcttagaccgctaggacaGGGGCGTCCcatcatttaacatttcttgtgtaaaaaaaaacgaaTATTCTTTGAATGACTGATGTTTGACTGTTATTTAGTCATGTATGactaaaaaagcaacaaatctACAAGTTTGAATCTGGAACAAgaacatgtttgatgttttattcttGATTTATCAATGGAATCGCAAATTgatgatctttaaaaaaaaactgttttatccATGCTATTAACAAGTGATGAAAAGAGAAACGAGTGTGTCTCAGTCTTCCATGTGCTTCAGGAAAGTactattttctgtcattttggAAAGACATGTCAGAAAAAGAGGAGTCAGGTCTTCCTGTCATGGCCCTGTCATGTGACTGTTAAGAGGAACAGAGCAGAAAGCCAAAGTCACTGTGCTCTGAAACTCAACACTTAAAGTGAGAAGAGCAGAGTCAGTGAG is from Notolabrus celidotus isolate fNotCel1 chromosome 10, fNotCel1.pri, whole genome shotgun sequence and encodes:
- the rab20 gene encoding ras-related protein Rab-20, yielding MPEVSKMKKPDVKVVLLGDMNVGKTSLLHRYTERKFKDTISTVGGAFFLKQWGPYNISIWDTAGREQFHGLGSMYCRGAAAIILTYDVTNWQSLAELEERFLSLTDTANHDCIYAIVGNKVDLTDQKAQLSLDSDVESEDRTESEGKRTEPHVLSACPTPPASPASLSGVMIQKQVTTEDAAALYGRVLRYKGLEETSSLPAEKMCFETSAKTGYNVDTLFETLFDLVLPSILRKRNENQESPTVDLEDFRGGNNKRARSSCC